The following proteins are encoded in a genomic region of Bernardetia sp. MNP-M8:
- a CDS encoding HEPN domain-containing protein has product MNTQKKLFGKIYHPEKSDEIIEGVWLEITDNDIRIQVPNFTFRQNKWEVIKGEFTGLDKVSFIDVYPNGDSSGAGGSFDNLSVSFLLKGVHIDIKNQLNLTKFTIFSKELTKWVRTLPINNKKEEDKLIFEIPQTQQIIQLNSSYQGKDVSLSLYTGYDKYWGTMDYAIKVDKVAYFEVHFKGKNKWTFTDIFQLTILLENFILFVIHANPQIFETHIFYEKELSNKVDSTTVFSDTDEGGSELVRRSSRAFKPSYSFTFTYGDIEPFIKIILNKWLSESKLHPIITLLQSHNYNSSLPSSTYFFNMCSAIEALHTNLLKDRFQETSDKKKQEMKKQRNAIKKLIDDDNLKAFFIEKAGYWSKLSLRERISSWKEELEKITKSVFINTVYSSIDDLIDMIVKTRNDIAHNGLWNKRIENEFDLYLVSKSLELLLKYEIAIFIGYPKDKCERLLEKSNKILVHLRDINA; this is encoded by the coding sequence ATGAACACTCAAAAAAAACTATTTGGTAAAATATATCATCCAGAAAAATCAGATGAGATTATAGAAGGTGTTTGGCTAGAAATTACTGACAATGATATAAGAATTCAAGTTCCTAACTTTACATTTAGACAGAATAAATGGGAAGTAATAAAGGGAGAGTTTACTGGACTTGATAAAGTTTCTTTTATTGATGTTTACCCTAATGGTGATAGCTCTGGAGCAGGTGGTTCTTTTGATAATTTATCAGTGTCATTCCTTCTGAAAGGTGTACATATAGATATAAAGAATCAATTAAATCTAACTAAGTTTACTATTTTTTCTAAAGAACTAACTAAGTGGGTAAGAACGCTTCCCATAAATAATAAAAAAGAAGAAGACAAATTAATTTTTGAAATTCCTCAAACACAACAAATTATACAACTAAATTCTTCTTATCAAGGTAAAGATGTATCACTATCTTTATATACTGGCTATGATAAGTATTGGGGAACTATGGACTATGCAATAAAAGTGGATAAAGTGGCATACTTTGAAGTTCACTTTAAGGGTAAGAATAAGTGGACATTTACAGATATTTTTCAGCTTACTATTCTATTAGAAAATTTCATTTTATTCGTTATTCACGCTAACCCTCAAATTTTTGAAACTCACATTTTCTATGAAAAAGAGCTTAGTAATAAAGTCGATTCTACTACAGTTTTTTCAGATACAGATGAAGGAGGCTCTGAACTTGTAAGAAGAAGCTCAAGAGCATTCAAACCTAGTTATAGTTTTACCTTTACGTATGGAGATATTGAACCGTTTATTAAAATAATACTCAATAAGTGGCTAAGTGAATCTAAACTTCATCCTATCATTACACTACTTCAATCACATAATTATAATAGCAGTTTACCCTCATCTACTTACTTTTTTAACATGTGTTCTGCTATAGAAGCTTTGCATACTAACCTTTTGAAAGATAGGTTTCAAGAGACATCTGATAAAAAGAAACAGGAAATGAAAAAGCAAAGAAATGCTATAAAAAAGCTGATAGATGATGATAATTTAAAGGCGTTTTTTATTGAAAAAGCAGGATACTGGAGTAAATTAAGTTTACGAGAGAGAATTAGTTCATGGAAGGAAGAACTAGAAAAAATAACTAAGAGTGTTTTTATCAATACTGTATATTCATCTATAGATGACTTAATTGATATGATTGTAAAAACTAGAAATGATATTGCACACAATGGTTTATGGAATAAGCGTATTGAAAATGAGTTTGACTTGTATTTAGTTAGTAAATCATTAGAATTGCTTTTAAAATATGAAATAGCAATATTTATAGGTTATCCAAAGGACAAATGTGAAAGGTTATTAGAGAAGTCAAATAAAATTCTAGTCCATTTAA
- a CDS encoding cyclic nucleotide-binding domain-containing protein yields the protein MLVKKLSVSTGIFWVEVPKANVFMLCGCPADAVKHLKKRGLIETIDKKIDKKIVSYESGPNCILLSEVLMQNGSFSNLIEFPAMQMLYLQGMGIPNHPNNTGIRPMIIGTDEQIEAQMKYFYRGNYGLINKEEYEAAGVTGETAEQMMRIKLNFAFGKINPTDAILDKRVIKENDEEVIEDNKTEIRNGVFIERKDFNVYEISYQNESVEVNLNLGAEDRYEAPYQLGYHYLNREYFAVVHSGEGDGWDINRPCMASILIFQGKIYLVDAGPNILTSLNYLGISVNEIEGIFHTHAHDDHFAGLTTLIRTDRRFKYYATPLVRSAITKKLCALMSIAENNFSNFFDIHDLNFDEWNDVDGLEVMPLYSPHPVETNLFYFRAKWKDTYKTYGHLADVVSFDVFKKMTERTDNLQVSQEWYDKITQNYLIPSNLKKIDIGGGMIHGQAEDYRKDESKKIVLAHTHKPLTFKEREIGSSAAFGMIDTLIPASHDYLFDFASKYLQFYFPSAPQHEVNYLLNHSVRHFNAGTILFKKGQNSEYVYLLITGSVEFIDSQRGNQHVLPAGSLIGFYSGYLGGKALETYRAASNITVIQIPLQSYHDFVDRNDLYSELKRVEKNILFLENTWLFGEVVSFPILTRLAKAMTQVKGEKIELSQKYILYLIQEGSITIKRNGRKVETLQKGDFFGANDILDAENWEENTEKYSISVSKDTSLFAIAADLIQEIPIVYWKVIETYEKRFRRV from the coding sequence ATGTTGGTAAAAAAATTGAGTGTCAGTACAGGAATTTTTTGGGTAGAAGTACCAAAAGCAAATGTTTTTATGCTTTGTGGCTGTCCTGCTGATGCTGTCAAACATTTGAAAAAACGTGGGCTTATCGAAACTATCGATAAAAAAATAGACAAAAAAATAGTTTCCTACGAATCGGGACCTAACTGTATTTTACTTTCCGAAGTACTGATGCAAAATGGTAGTTTTTCTAATTTGATAGAATTTCCTGCAATGCAGATGCTTTATTTGCAAGGAATGGGAATCCCGAATCACCCAAATAATACAGGAATCCGTCCGATGATTATAGGAACAGATGAGCAAATTGAAGCTCAAATGAAATATTTTTATCGTGGAAATTATGGTTTGATAAATAAAGAAGAATACGAAGCAGCAGGAGTAACTGGCGAAACTGCCGAGCAAATGATGCGTATAAAACTCAATTTTGCGTTTGGAAAAATCAATCCGACTGATGCAATTTTAGATAAAAGAGTTATCAAAGAAAATGACGAAGAAGTAATAGAAGATAATAAAACTGAAATCCGAAATGGTGTTTTTATTGAGCGAAAAGATTTTAATGTTTATGAGATTAGTTATCAAAATGAAAGTGTTGAAGTAAATCTGAATTTGGGTGCAGAAGACCGTTATGAAGCTCCTTATCAACTTGGTTATCATTATTTGAATAGAGAATATTTTGCTGTGGTGCATTCTGGCGAGGGCGACGGTTGGGACATCAATCGTCCTTGTATGGCAAGTATTCTGATTTTTCAAGGAAAAATTTATTTAGTAGATGCAGGTCCTAATATTCTTACAAGCCTAAATTATTTAGGAATTAGTGTCAATGAAATTGAAGGTATCTTTCATACACATGCTCACGACGACCATTTTGCAGGACTTACTACGCTTATCCGAACCGACAGACGTTTTAAATATTATGCAACGCCTTTGGTTCGTTCTGCCATTACCAAAAAATTATGTGCTTTGATGTCTATTGCAGAAAATAATTTTTCTAACTTTTTTGATATTCACGACCTTAATTTTGATGAATGGAACGATGTCGACGGACTGGAAGTAATGCCGTTGTATTCTCCTCATCCTGTCGAAACGAATTTATTTTATTTTAGAGCAAAATGGAAAGATACGTATAAAACCTATGGACATTTAGCCGATGTAGTTTCTTTTGATGTCTTCAAAAAAATGACAGAAAGAACCGATAATTTGCAGGTTTCGCAGGAATGGTACGACAAAATCACACAAAATTATTTGATTCCGTCAAACCTCAAAAAAATTGATATTGGTGGTGGAATGATTCACGGACAAGCAGAAGATTACCGAAAAGATGAATCGAAGAAAATCGTTTTGGCGCATACACACAAACCACTCACTTTCAAAGAGCGTGAAATTGGTTCTTCGGCAGCCTTTGGAATGATTGATACGCTTATCCCTGCTAGTCATGATTATTTATTTGATTTTGCTAGTAAGTATTTGCAGTTTTATTTTCCTAGCGCACCCCAACACGAAGTCAATTATTTGCTCAATCATTCCGTTAGGCATTTTAATGCAGGAACAATTTTATTCAAAAAAGGACAAAATAGTGAGTATGTTTATTTGCTGATTACGGGTTCGGTAGAGTTTATCGATTCGCAGCGTGGCAACCAACACGTTTTGCCAGCAGGTTCTTTGATAGGTTTTTATTCGGGTTATTTGGGTGGAAAAGCTCTTGAAACCTACCGAGCAGCCAGTAATATTACCGTTATTCAAATTCCTCTACAATCGTATCACGATTTTGTGGATAGAAATGATTTGTACAGCGAACTCAAACGAGTAGAAAAAAATATTTTGTTTTTGGAAAACACATGGCTTTTTGGAGAAGTAGTTTCGTTTCCCATCTTGACACGTTTAGCTAAAGCCATGACACAAGTTAAAGGAGAAAAAATAGAATTATCTCAAAAGTACATTCTCTATCTTATCCAAGAAGGCAGCATAACCATAAAACGAAACGGCAGAAAAGTAGAAACCCTACAAAAAGGCGATTTCTTTGGTGCAAACGACATTTTAGATGCTGAAAACTGGGAAGAAAACACAGAAAAATACAGCATTTCAGTTTCAAAAGACACTTCTCTTTTTGCCATTGCAGCCGATTTGATACAAGAAATTCCTATTGTCTATTGGAAGGTTATTGAAACGTATGAGAAGAGGTTTAGGAGGGTTTAA
- a CDS encoding adenylate/guanylate cyclase domain-containing protein, with the protein MKKKYLILIVSLILLLFVPYDWGKAQNYNRRQVISKIRDYEVKRKRALKNGDYKTAISLSWQIAESYHLIKQTGLMVRYYERAIYAAEKQNDKLLEARSHEKLGDKYEMPDYFTKKNSQYQEAATLYNEINEFEKEGNVLRKIVKITHKERDYENLIPTAELLLSKPDTFQVTRQDRINLSTVLMEAHTKQGSEEKVKLFELMWEQARNQKPDPRDKKRELAEAMQIDPMLLSQRELEFLRTQKKELTLDIDSQKYVIEKQGLELQLKNLDLKIKESDRQKQEAIAKEQKAEAEKQKAEAATQRARNNQFLIGLIGGGIVLLLSVIAFVQKFNSNRKLNSKNKEIELERQKSDTLLLNILPEETAQELKETGHAQPHSYELVTVMFTDFKGFTQISEKLSPEDLVKKLEYCFTEFDKICENNNLEKIKTIGDAYMCAGGVPVANTSNPKDAVKAGLEMQKFMKEWKDYQEKLGEPTFELRLGIHTGSVVAGVIGKNKFAYDIWGDAVNLAARMESSGQVGKVNISETTYNHIKNDFECEYRGKITAKNKGEIDMYFVESSVIS; encoded by the coding sequence ATGAAAAAAAAGTACCTTATTCTTATTGTTTCACTTATTTTGTTGCTTTTTGTTCCTTACGACTGGGGAAAAGCACAAAATTATAATCGTCGTCAAGTAATTTCTAAAATTAGAGATTATGAGGTGAAACGAAAACGAGCTTTAAAAAATGGTGATTACAAAACAGCAATTAGTTTGAGTTGGCAAATTGCTGAAAGCTATCATCTTATCAAACAAACAGGTTTGATGGTGCGCTATTACGAACGTGCAATTTATGCAGCCGAAAAGCAAAATGACAAACTCTTAGAAGCAAGAAGTCACGAAAAATTAGGGGATAAATATGAAATGCCTGATTATTTTACCAAAAAGAATAGTCAATATCAAGAAGCTGCAACTCTTTATAATGAAATAAATGAATTTGAAAAAGAAGGAAATGTTCTTCGAAAAATTGTCAAAATCACTCATAAAGAAAGAGATTATGAAAATCTAATTCCGACAGCAGAGCTACTTTTATCAAAACCTGATACATTTCAAGTTACTCGTCAGGATAGAATAAACCTTTCTACTGTTCTGATGGAAGCACATACAAAACAAGGAAGCGAAGAAAAAGTAAAGCTCTTTGAACTTATGTGGGAACAAGCACGCAACCAAAAACCTGACCCAAGAGATAAAAAACGAGAGTTAGCTGAGGCGATGCAGATTGACCCAATGCTTCTTTCTCAAAGAGAATTGGAATTTTTACGTACCCAAAAGAAAGAACTAACATTAGATATAGATTCTCAAAAATATGTCATTGAAAAACAAGGCTTAGAGCTTCAACTTAAAAACCTTGATTTAAAAATTAAAGAATCTGACCGTCAGAAACAAGAAGCCATTGCAAAAGAACAAAAAGCAGAAGCTGAAAAACAAAAAGCAGAAGCTGCCACTCAACGAGCAAGAAACAATCAATTTTTAATAGGTCTGATTGGAGGTGGAATTGTTCTTCTTCTTTCTGTAATTGCTTTTGTTCAGAAGTTTAATAGTAACCGTAAACTCAATTCTAAAAACAAAGAAATTGAATTAGAACGTCAAAAATCAGATACACTTTTGCTCAATATTCTCCCAGAAGAAACAGCACAAGAACTCAAAGAAACAGGACATGCACAACCACATTCTTACGAACTTGTGACAGTTATGTTTACAGATTTTAAAGGCTTTACGCAAATTTCTGAAAAACTATCACCTGAAGATTTAGTCAAGAAGTTAGAATATTGCTTTACAGAATTTGATAAGATTTGTGAGAATAATAACCTTGAAAAAATCAAAACCATAGGCGATGCCTATATGTGTGCTGGTGGTGTTCCTGTTGCTAATACTTCCAACCCAAAAGATGCCGTAAAAGCAGGATTAGAAATGCAAAAGTTTATGAAAGAATGGAAAGATTATCAAGAAAAATTAGGAGAACCAACTTTCGAACTTCGTTTGGGGATTCATACAGGTTCTGTTGTAGCTGGCGTTATTGGTAAAAATAAGTTTGCGTATGACATTTGGGGAGATGCTGTAAACTTAGCTGCAAGAATGGAATCTAGTGGACAAGTAGGAAAAGTAAATATTTCTGAAACAACGTACAATCATATCAAAAATGATTTTGAGTGTGAGTATAGAGGAAAAATTACAGCAAAAAATAAAGGTGAAATTGATATGTACTTTGTAGAGTCATCAGTTATCAGTTAA
- a CDS encoding adenylate/guanylate cyclase domain-containing protein, with product MKKFTSQNKLFFIFLLFIVCLFFIPQNSFAQNLETQYKSAINKGRPNKAGKLAYQIAQGYYREGNTRQAIDYLNEAVRYSASVKDYDNLGKTYSLLGGVYKGQKNYDLAIQNYEKASKVYDRLGDKKKVASSYYLGGIMYAETKQYNRAIYNFEETIRIARQANDAKLILQSTEYLSKVHRAKGDYSNAQLYANLTEKIRNPAEEVINLEEKKDKVLEDSLNFSPTELKQKKEEVAVLTNKQKLITQEQIDALLAENTIKADSLKEVFAHIEALETEKKAGEKLFMFIVSGVALIAVLLIVFIIIQSNTVRAKKKANKELATANHELEAKNEEIEQQKEMIEREKERSEALLLNILPREVAEELKHNVELKPRSYDQVTVIFTDFKGFTKAAELLSPEELINELAECFSEFDTICERWNLERIKTIGDAYMCAGGVPTPNYTNPVDAVSAAMEMQEVIEQLKQKKILQGKPYFDMRLGIHTGAVVAGVVGKKRFAYDIWGDTVNLAARMESSGEIGRVNISEYTYSLVRDYFFCSYRGKIQAKNKGEVDMYFVVSKF from the coding sequence ATGAAAAAATTTACCTCTCAAAATAAACTGTTTTTTATTTTCTTACTCTTTATAGTGTGTCTATTTTTTATTCCTCAAAATAGCTTTGCTCAAAATTTAGAAACACAGTACAAATCAGCTATTAATAAAGGACGTCCAAATAAAGCAGGAAAACTAGCTTATCAAATAGCACAAGGCTATTATAGAGAAGGAAATACAAGACAAGCTATTGATTATCTAAATGAGGCTGTTAGATATTCAGCTTCTGTAAAAGATTATGATAATTTGGGTAAAACGTATTCTTTATTAGGAGGAGTTTATAAAGGTCAAAAAAATTATGATTTAGCTATTCAGAATTATGAAAAAGCATCAAAAGTCTATGATAGGTTAGGAGACAAGAAGAAAGTTGCCAGTTCTTATTATTTAGGAGGGATTATGTATGCTGAGACAAAACAATATAATAGAGCCATTTACAATTTTGAAGAAACAATACGTATTGCAAGACAAGCAAATGATGCAAAACTAATTTTACAAAGTACTGAATATTTATCAAAAGTACATAGAGCAAAAGGAGATTATTCGAATGCTCAACTATATGCAAACCTGACTGAAAAAATCAGAAATCCTGCCGAAGAAGTAATTAATTTAGAAGAGAAAAAAGATAAAGTGTTAGAAGATTCATTGAATTTCTCACCTACAGAATTAAAACAAAAAAAGGAAGAAGTTGCTGTACTTACTAATAAACAAAAACTCATTACCCAAGAACAAATAGATGCCTTATTAGCAGAAAATACCATAAAGGCAGATAGTTTAAAAGAAGTTTTTGCCCACATTGAGGCTTTAGAAACAGAAAAAAAAGCAGGTGAAAAGTTATTTATGTTTATTGTTAGTGGTGTGGCTTTAATTGCTGTTCTATTAATTGTTTTTATCATTATCCAAAGTAATACAGTAAGAGCAAAGAAAAAAGCAAATAAAGAACTTGCTACAGCAAACCACGAATTAGAAGCTAAAAATGAAGAAATTGAGCAGCAAAAAGAGATGATAGAACGAGAAAAAGAACGTTCGGAAGCATTACTCTTAAACATCCTTCCACGAGAAGTAGCCGAAGAACTCAAACATAATGTAGAACTCAAACCACGTTCTTACGACCAAGTAACTGTTATTTTTACCGATTTTAAAGGTTTTACAAAGGCTGCTGAGTTGCTTAGCCCAGAAGAACTTATTAATGAACTTGCAGAATGTTTTTCTGAATTTGATACCATTTGTGAACGTTGGAATTTGGAACGAATCAAGACAATTGGCGATGCTTATATGTGTGCTGGTGGTGTTCCGACTCCAAACTATACTAATCCTGTTGATGCAGTAAGTGCTGCTATGGAAATGCAAGAAGTCATCGAACAACTAAAACAAAAGAAAATTTTGCAAGGAAAACCCTATTTTGATATGCGTTTGGGTATTCATACAGGTGCAGTGGTGGCTGGTGTCGTGGGTAAAAAACGCTTTGCCTATGATATTTGGGGAGATACAGTTAATTTAGCTGCCCGAATGGAATCTAGTGGAGAAATAGGCAGAGTAAATATTTCAGAATATACGTATTCGCTTGTTAGAGATTATTTTTTCTGTTCCTATCGTGGAAAAATTCAGGCTAAAAATAAAGGAGAAGTAGATATGTATTTTGTCGTTTCTAAATTCTAA
- a CDS encoding transposase, producing the protein MLDCPLLAINGMPNHVHILFLLNKNKNIAEVIKQVKGGTSYQINQQNLTEDKFSWQVGYGAFSVSESGIEKVKEYIKNQELHHQNINFKEEFERFVELHGLILDDKWVKRLANK; encoded by the coding sequence GTGTTAGACTGTCCTTTATTGGCTATCAATGGAATGCCAAACCATGTGCATATTTTATTTCTCTTGAACAAAAATAAAAATATAGCCGAAGTTATAAAGCAAGTAAAGGGAGGAACGTCCTATCAAATTAATCAGCAAAATCTAACAGAGGATAAATTTAGTTGGCAAGTAGGTTATGGTGCTTTTTCTGTTAGTGAATCAGGCATAGAAAAAGTAAAAGAATATATCAAAAACCAAGAACTGCATCATCAGAACATTAATTTTAAAGAGGAGTTTGAGCGTTTTGTAGAACTACATGGACTTATACTAGATGATAAATGGGTAAAACGTCTAGCAAATAAATAA
- a CDS encoding ATP-binding cassette domain-containing protein — protein sequence MTKPFSVASMQEVLLAQESRTIFQNVNLEVASGEFVYLIGKTGSGKSTILKALYADLPVENGEIVVAGYRVNHLESSEIPFLRRKIGIVFQDFQLFTDRSVFENLAFVMQATGWTDKVAIQHRIDQILKQVGIDELMYKMPHQLSGGEQQRVAIARALLNDPLIVLADEPTGNLDPTIANDILNVFVEINKTGTAVLMATHHHNFLKKHPARVFYCEEGEVKDIDKSLVIKKMTD from the coding sequence ATGACAAAACCTTTTTCAGTAGCCAGTATGCAAGAAGTGCTTTTAGCACAAGAAAGTCGAACTATTTTTCAAAATGTGAATTTGGAAGTAGCTAGTGGCGAATTTGTTTATTTAATAGGAAAAACAGGAAGTGGAAAATCTACTATTTTGAAGGCGTTGTATGCTGATTTGCCTGTCGAAAATGGAGAAATTGTAGTGGCTGGCTATCGTGTCAATCATTTAGAGTCTTCTGAAATTCCGTTTCTTAGACGAAAAATAGGAATTGTTTTTCAAGATTTTCAATTATTTACAGACCGTAGTGTTTTTGAAAATCTAGCATTTGTAATGCAGGCAACAGGTTGGACAGATAAAGTAGCCATTCAGCACCGAATAGACCAAATTTTGAAACAAGTAGGTATTGACGAACTTATGTACAAAATGCCTCATCAGCTTTCAGGAGGAGAGCAGCAACGTGTCGCCATTGCTAGGGCATTACTCAACGACCCTTTGATTGTTTTGGCAGACGAACCCACAGGAAATCTTGACCCAACTATTGCAAATGATATTTTGAATGTTTTTGTTGAAATCAATAAAACAGGAACAGCCGTTCTGATGGCAACACATCATCACAATTTCTTAAAAAAACACCCTGCACGAGTTTTTTATTGTGAAGAAGGAGAAGTAAAAGATATTGATAAAAGTTTAGTTATCAAGAAAATGACCGATTAG